TGCACGACTGTACTTTGACCGAAAAGTACCACGCATTGCGATTTTCACTCCTGAGGGTGAGCGAGAGCAGTTTGATCTGGAATCAATTGAAGATATTTATCAGCATGCTGATCTACTTCGGGCACGCGTAGTGGCGTTGAATACGTAATCAACGCTTATCCCTCCGTGTAGATGAACATGTCCTCGATGGCGCAGTTGAATTCGCGGGCAAGCTGGAACGCGAGTGGAAGTGAGGGGTCGTAACGCCCTTTTTCAATGCTGATAATTGTTTGCCTGGACACTCCCACGGCGTCAGCGAGGCGTTGCTGGGAGAGACCGAGGTCTTCGCGGAGTTCTTTGAGTCGATTATCCATGTGTGCACAACCCGCTTATGCTGCGACTCGTTTGCGCAGGCCGTAACAAATCCAGAAGACAACCTGGAGGAAGACAACAAGCACGAG
The window above is part of the Corynebacterium deserti GIMN1.010 genome. Proteins encoded here:
- a CDS encoding helix-turn-helix transcriptional regulator, translated to MDNRLKELREDLGLSQQRLADAVGVSRQTIISIEKGRYDPSLPLAFQLAREFNCAIEDMFIYTEG